The following are encoded in a window of Brevibacillus sp. DP1.3A genomic DNA:
- the yabP gene encoding sporulation protein YabP, translating to MNDHTRRPRHEVVMINRRSLAISGVKNVESFDSEEFLLETDGGFLTIRGQNLHMKNLSLETGEVAIEGLVHEMAYLEQGQAGDRSRGFFGKLFK from the coding sequence ATGAACGATCACACGAGACGGCCACGTCATGAAGTCGTGATGATTAATCGTCGCAGCTTAGCGATATCGGGAGTAAAAAACGTCGAAAGCTTTGACAGCGAAGAATTCCTCTTGGAGACGGACGGCGGCTTTTTAACCATACGAGGCCAAAACCTGCATATGAAAAATTTGAGTCTGGAAACCGGAGAAGTAGCGATCGAGGGGCTCGTTCACGAGATGGCCTATCTGGAGCAAGGGCAGGCCGGGGATCGGTCGAGAGGATTCTTCGGCAAGTTATTCAAGTGA
- the yabQ gene encoding spore cortex biosynthesis protein YabQ, with translation MNIAIQLQTVLAMSTCGALMGMGFDTYHVFKGKARLPLWLVFFFDILFWVGSMGAVFLILVKVNDGIIRFPIFFGMLFGAWLYFLLGSKKYILFLHRVIKFCQWFYRTVVKIIDILLVRPVLFLFRVIIMVLTFLYSVLLAILGFLWKVTRFVTSPFARWGQHLGKKMYGKTTGFWTNWKNWFQSKRKRE, from the coding sequence GTGAACATCGCCATCCAGTTACAGACGGTATTGGCCATGTCGACGTGTGGTGCACTGATGGGTATGGGATTCGATACGTACCATGTATTTAAAGGCAAGGCCAGACTGCCACTCTGGTTGGTCTTTTTCTTTGACATCCTGTTTTGGGTGGGCAGTATGGGCGCTGTCTTCTTGATTTTGGTGAAAGTGAACGACGGGATTATTCGGTTTCCGATATTTTTTGGAATGCTATTTGGCGCGTGGCTGTACTTCTTATTAGGTAGTAAGAAGTATATCCTTTTCTTGCACCGCGTGATAAAATTCTGTCAGTGGTTTTACCGTACGGTCGTAAAAATTATAGACATCCTGCTTGTACGTCCTGTGCTCTTTCTTTTCCGCGTGATCATCATGGTGCTGACATTTTTGTATTCCGTGTTGCTCGCGATCCTCGGCTTTTTGTGGAAAGTGACGCGTTTTGTCACCTCTCCTTTTGCCAGATGGGGTCAACATTTGGGGAAAAAAATGTACGGAAAAACAACAGGATTTTGGACCAATTGGAAGAATTGGTTTCAATCAAAGAGAAAGCGGGAGTAG
- a CDS encoding copper amine oxidase N-terminal domain-containing protein has product MNKSVNKGISVLLATAVLASPLMLEPKAAYALSIEDVSADDTGVDEETEYTIEFEINKDLSSGDSIFVRFPSEYSVDKKLKTSDVTLKDDDKNKISIDNVYVSKNVVEVEVDEKIKKGTVLILTIDNITNPEDKGSYEIEVKTSAETSYKGDKITITKSSSSSSSSSKGDFEASHSSKNAEDTISLTLGKFNLTSKSKLKEGKYIYVNFPSKDMLPKSINKSDVKVNGYKPDYVSILDNDSIRIEIPSGADGDSYIKLEFTSSAGIVNPSKPDKYYSYEVEYDSKEYKSKDVEITNTSNTPFTVSLSDSSAGARTSYTFDVDLSTKLGSNAEIEVEFPSGVTIPPILTSNSVTVNNAQVTNVSVLGNKVYFRTPYGFTSTNRATIKFAFEGYLTTPRTAGTYTVTAKIDNKTYKSKEFQVTGVTPPVAVDNTLATVGLTRATASTPAGISIGIKAMGAPIVRNQGFIEVVLPVGFRVPAYLPANTVTVNGVAASFVGVRGQNLIIIPAQDIPAKTAAQVNIAETAGIVNPATPGVYSIGVYNSEERGLLFSRPATIVTLNGVSFKQSVASFTKAGKTTGLAVAPYTVNGNTLMPTTFFRDALGFSISYTKTTAKVVSGNTVMQFKVGSNVATINGQNVTLPAAVQLKNNVPTLPLKTITERTGYKIIYVNGNYTVYK; this is encoded by the coding sequence ATGAACAAAAGCGTAAACAAAGGGATCTCGGTGCTGCTGGCCACCGCGGTATTGGCAAGTCCACTGATGCTCGAGCCAAAGGCGGCTTATGCTCTCTCTATTGAGGATGTCTCTGCAGACGATACAGGTGTGGATGAGGAAACAGAATATACGATTGAGTTTGAAATCAATAAGGACCTATCATCGGGTGACAGTATTTTCGTTAGATTCCCATCCGAATATTCGGTGGATAAAAAATTGAAAACATCGGATGTCACGCTAAAAGATGACGATAAAAACAAGATTTCAATCGACAACGTATACGTAAGCAAAAATGTGGTTGAGGTCGAAGTTGATGAAAAGATCAAAAAAGGTACTGTACTCATACTGACTATTGATAATATCACCAACCCAGAAGACAAGGGCAGCTACGAAATTGAAGTAAAAACAAGCGCGGAGACCAGCTACAAGGGAGATAAGATTACGATCACCAAGTCTTCAAGCAGCAGCAGTAGCAGCAGCAAGGGCGACTTCGAGGCTTCCCACAGCAGTAAGAATGCCGAGGACACCATCTCTTTAACGCTCGGAAAATTTAATCTCACCTCGAAAAGCAAGCTGAAAGAGGGCAAATACATTTATGTGAATTTCCCCTCCAAGGACATGCTGCCAAAGAGCATCAACAAATCTGATGTGAAGGTAAACGGGTACAAACCGGATTACGTCTCGATTCTCGATAACGACTCGATTCGAATTGAGATTCCGAGTGGTGCAGACGGAGATAGCTACATAAAGCTGGAGTTTACCTCTTCAGCAGGGATTGTAAACCCATCCAAACCAGACAAGTACTATTCGTATGAAGTGGAATATGACAGCAAGGAATACAAGTCAAAAGATGTAGAGATTACAAACACAAGCAATACGCCATTCACCGTTTCTTTGTCGGACAGTTCAGCGGGAGCGCGTACGAGCTATACGTTTGATGTGGATCTCTCCACCAAGCTGGGATCGAACGCAGAAATCGAGGTCGAATTCCCAAGTGGGGTAACCATTCCACCGATTCTTACCAGCAACAGCGTCACCGTCAATAATGCTCAAGTGACGAATGTAAGTGTGTTGGGGAATAAGGTTTATTTCCGCACGCCTTACGGATTCACTAGCACGAATCGCGCGACCATCAAGTTTGCATTCGAAGGCTACTTGACCACTCCGAGAACAGCGGGAACATATACCGTGACGGCTAAAATCGACAACAAGACCTATAAGTCGAAGGAGTTTCAAGTTACTGGAGTGACTCCACCAGTCGCGGTGGATAACACATTGGCAACGGTTGGGCTGACGAGAGCGACTGCCTCTACTCCTGCTGGTATTTCAATCGGCATCAAGGCGATGGGTGCTCCGATTGTTCGCAATCAAGGCTTCATTGAAGTCGTACTCCCAGTTGGCTTCCGTGTTCCAGCCTACCTGCCAGCGAACACAGTAACGGTGAACGGTGTGGCCGCTAGCTTTGTTGGTGTGCGCGGACAAAATCTGATTATTATTCCTGCCCAGGATATTCCGGCAAAAACAGCAGCTCAGGTCAATATCGCCGAGACGGCTGGCATTGTGAATCCTGCTACGCCAGGTGTGTACAGCATCGGAGTCTACAACTCTGAGGAGAGAGGCTTGCTCTTCTCTCGTCCGGCGACCATCGTGACTCTGAATGGTGTGAGCTTCAAGCAGAGCGTTGCTTCTTTTACGAAGGCTGGTAAAACAACCGGACTCGCAGTGGCACCGTATACTGTAAATGGCAACACGCTGATGCCAACTACGTTTTTCCGTGATGCCCTCGGGTTTTCGATCAGCTACACCAAAACGACTGCCAAAGTAGTGAGCGGCAACACGGTTATGCAATTCAAGGTCGGTTCAAACGTAGCGACCATCAATGGCCAAAATGTAACGCTGCCTGCAGCGGTTCAGCTGAAAAACAACGTTCCTACCCTGCCTCTTAAAACCATCACGGAGCGTACCGGTTACAAAATCATCTATGTGAACGGGAACTACACCGTATACAAGTAA
- a CDS encoding GDYXXLXY domain-containing protein, with protein sequence MQQNGVRTGYFLSISLLLSSILYFFASNWPLMVREQKIGVSVAILVLFYLLSYGLRFIKRHTFLSNWLLVAGGLAFGISVALLGQIYNSHADSYMLFVVWLIPNLLFAILTRYQPFYVISYVLAHLAIYFFLHPSVIRVAREDEWWFMMFWLIALGNIILFWLTSTGKLRSKPIYYLSFLTFSVSLFGSSFTEVYGPLPELLYVLTGGILFVTFLKWVPSRGFLIVTASLLSLFVLVKFISYMVKYFSEGFFVLMLLLTALIVWGAVAGINWLRKESAYQKSKWVVFFQEAFTVLVTTIAASIGAISIAGLLFLIIEEETVIDLLFFLSLIGFIGPVVFMSRMNATVRYTLLTMGYILGVGSVLFLEGAYWIVFLLVLLYIWKAVSAIPARLLTQLTFLVVLATKLDEYLPSFEYVLLIIFATQLAMHYVKQLPVVLQNSSLVYALLSLLILTEERFQSGSMNVVVNLAFFAVSTYLLYRTLHQQNKVRFGIVLGFWFAFLLMKYYDMLWSLLHKSLSLLLLSLVFFIATLWWDRRSKIEWPKNEPSLFVRKALMLLPVILLQFVLVGYQVWSSETILANGKTVKLELVPIDPRSLLQGDYVRLDYTISTLDQEQVDSGDKIRVVLRQQANGLHSYSGYYEIDGQWNRTYEPQASDVVINGSTIGINRVEYGIESYFVPEGTGLEVERNAKYAIVKIGERGDAILESLSNQ encoded by the coding sequence ATGCAACAAAACGGAGTTCGAACAGGCTACTTTTTGTCCATTTCGCTTCTGCTATCATCTATCCTGTACTTTTTTGCCTCAAACTGGCCGCTTATGGTCAGGGAGCAAAAGATCGGCGTCAGTGTAGCAATCCTCGTTCTTTTTTATTTATTGTCCTATGGACTGCGTTTCATCAAACGACATACGTTTTTGAGCAATTGGCTTCTGGTGGCTGGAGGCTTGGCTTTTGGCATCAGTGTGGCTTTGTTGGGGCAAATATACAATAGTCATGCCGATAGCTATATGCTGTTCGTCGTATGGCTCATTCCGAATTTGCTGTTCGCGATTTTGACGCGGTATCAGCCATTCTATGTCATCAGCTATGTCCTTGCTCATTTGGCGATTTATTTCTTTCTCCATCCATCCGTCATTCGTGTAGCGCGTGAAGACGAGTGGTGGTTCATGATGTTTTGGTTGATTGCCTTGGGAAATATCATCTTGTTCTGGCTAACCTCTACGGGGAAATTGCGTTCCAAGCCGATTTACTACTTATCGTTTCTGACGTTTTCTGTCAGTCTTTTCGGTTCATCCTTCACCGAAGTGTATGGTCCGCTCCCTGAGCTTTTATATGTCCTGACGGGCGGGATCCTGTTTGTCACGTTTTTAAAATGGGTGCCGAGTCGCGGGTTTCTGATTGTGACGGCTTCGCTGCTCTCGCTGTTTGTGCTCGTTAAATTCATATCCTACATGGTGAAGTATTTCTCAGAAGGCTTCTTTGTTTTGATGCTGCTGCTGACCGCACTCATTGTTTGGGGAGCAGTTGCAGGGATTAATTGGCTGCGCAAGGAATCAGCGTATCAAAAAAGCAAATGGGTTGTGTTTTTTCAAGAGGCATTCACGGTTCTCGTCACGACTATCGCCGCATCCATTGGAGCTATTTCGATAGCAGGTCTGCTTTTTCTGATCATTGAAGAGGAAACCGTTATTGATTTACTGTTTTTCCTTTCATTAATTGGCTTTATTGGCCCTGTGGTGTTTATGAGCAGGATGAATGCAACGGTACGATATACGCTGCTCACAATGGGGTATATATTGGGTGTCGGTTCTGTTCTGTTTTTAGAAGGAGCTTACTGGATCGTTTTCCTGTTGGTACTGTTATACATTTGGAAAGCTGTCTCTGCCATTCCGGCGCGGCTTTTGACACAGCTGACCTTTTTAGTCGTCCTGGCTACGAAGCTGGATGAGTATCTGCCTTCCTTTGAATATGTGCTCTTAATCATATTTGCTACGCAATTGGCGATGCATTACGTAAAGCAATTGCCTGTCGTTTTGCAAAACAGCTCGTTGGTGTACGCCTTACTCTCGCTTTTGATCCTGACTGAGGAAAGGTTTCAATCGGGATCCATGAATGTGGTAGTGAATTTGGCTTTTTTCGCAGTCAGCACGTATTTGTTGTACCGGACATTGCATCAGCAAAATAAGGTGAGATTCGGAATCGTACTCGGTTTCTGGTTTGCCTTTCTCCTCATGAAGTACTACGACATGCTATGGAGCTTGCTGCACAAGTCATTGAGCCTGCTTCTGCTCAGCCTGGTGTTTTTCATCGCTACCTTGTGGTGGGATCGAAGGTCGAAAATCGAGTGGCCGAAAAACGAGCCTTCCCTTTTTGTGAGAAAAGCGCTTATGTTGCTTCCTGTCATTTTGCTGCAATTTGTTTTGGTTGGCTATCAAGTATGGAGCAGTGAGACAATCCTGGCCAACGGAAAAACAGTGAAGCTAGAGCTGGTTCCAATCGATCCGCGTTCGTTACTGCAAGGTGATTACGTCAGGCTTGACTACACCATATCTACACTGGATCAGGAACAGGTTGACTCAGGGGATAAGATTCGAGTCGTACTGCGTCAACAAGCAAATGGCTTGCACAGCTACAGTGGCTATTATGAGATTGATGGTCAATGGAATCGTACCTACGAGCCTCAGGCATCGGATGTGGTGATTAATGGGAGCACGATCGGTATCAATCGGGTGGAATACGGCATAGAAAGCTATTTTGTCCCAGAAGGAACTGGACTTGAAGTGGAGCGGAATGCCAAGTACGCTATCGTGAAAATTGGTGAGAGAGGCGATGCCATCCTGGAGAGCCTATCGAACCAGTAG
- a CDS encoding septum formation initiator family protein, whose product MKEARTSSINRKGQRRRMRLFFFVILCFFVWTSYTLFLQSGELSKKETELEVLKQESAVLQHKQEDLTYEASRLNDQEYLAELVRKRILFTKQGESIYIIPD is encoded by the coding sequence ATGAAGGAAGCAAGAACCTCTTCCATTAACCGAAAAGGACAAAGAAGGAGAATGCGTCTCTTTTTCTTTGTGATCCTGTGCTTTTTCGTCTGGACTAGCTATACCTTGTTTTTGCAAAGTGGCGAGTTGTCCAAGAAAGAGACAGAGCTGGAAGTCCTGAAGCAAGAATCAGCGGTCTTGCAGCACAAACAAGAGGATCTGACCTATGAAGCAAGCCGGCTAAACGATCAGGAGTACTTGGCGGAGCTGGTACGTAAGCGAATTTTATTTACCAAGCAGGGCGAAAGCATTTATATCATTCCGGATTGA
- a CDS encoding RNA-binding S4 domain-containing protein has product MRLDKYLKVSRLIKRRTLAKEVCDKQRVEINDRPAKASSNVKIGDKLAIRFGQKIVSVKVEDIKENPRKEEAASLYSVIGEVPVPRDEKEEDAYLKG; this is encoded by the coding sequence ATGAGACTCGATAAATATTTGAAAGTGTCTCGATTGATCAAGCGGCGCACGCTCGCTAAAGAAGTGTGCGACAAACAGCGTGTAGAAATCAACGATCGCCCTGCAAAGGCGTCCAGTAACGTGAAAATCGGCGACAAGCTGGCGATCCGTTTCGGACAAAAAATCGTGTCGGTAAAAGTAGAGGACATCAAGGAAAACCCGCGCAAGGAAGAAGCGGCTTCGCTGTATTCCGTCATTGGCGAAGTTCCCGTTCCGCGTGATGAAAAAGAAGAAGACGCCTACCTCAAAGGGTAA
- a CDS encoding polysaccharide biosynthesis protein encodes MAQEKASVQFVKGAAILGIAGLVSKLLGAVYRIPYQNIAGDIGLYVYMQVYPLYTALLILATAGFPIAISKIVSERIAVGDAIGARRAFRVASISLVVLGIFFFLLLYGGAPMIARMMGDEHLITPLRAVAWSLPLVPMVAILRGYFQGHQNMMPTGVSQVAEQFIRVIFILVAAFWAMNVYQDPYLAGTGAVFAAFPGAIAAILVLLWYWRADKKMGQMSISHVQQSAAQSWTNRQILRHLLTYAVPICMGALVLPLVPLVDSMTVVNMLQWSGTPEDMAKLLKGAFDRGQPLIQFGTFFATSLSLALVPAISEAVAQRQHQLISHRSEIAIRLTFLLGLPASFGLALLAEPINVMLYGDSNGTEALAVQSFTIIFATVSIASAGILQGLGRVMRPARNLFIGVLVKLILNLALVPFWGISGAAVATVLAYLVAMGLNVLAVIKYTGANIGFRQTVKKPFVSVVVMSIVVLIVEWLANTVLGGAGLSNRLFYTLVGLMAVGSGALVYLLALLKTGGLTRNDIQFLPKGKRIASLLTKYKLLPAEKARMNEKEA; translated from the coding sequence ATGGCTCAAGAAAAGGCTTCCGTTCAATTTGTGAAAGGCGCGGCGATACTTGGAATTGCCGGTCTTGTCTCCAAGCTGTTAGGCGCTGTATACCGCATCCCATACCAAAACATTGCCGGAGATATCGGCTTGTACGTATATATGCAAGTATACCCGCTGTACACCGCGTTGTTGATTCTAGCGACGGCGGGTTTCCCCATTGCCATCTCCAAGATCGTCTCAGAGCGCATCGCTGTCGGGGATGCGATCGGGGCGCGCAGGGCGTTTCGAGTAGCCAGTATATCGCTGGTCGTTCTCGGGATCTTTTTCTTCTTACTGTTATATGGAGGGGCACCTATGATTGCCCGTATGATGGGTGATGAGCATTTGATTACCCCGCTCCGAGCAGTAGCTTGGTCACTGCCATTGGTGCCGATGGTTGCGATCTTGCGCGGCTATTTTCAAGGGCATCAAAATATGATGCCGACCGGTGTCTCTCAGGTTGCTGAGCAGTTCATTCGCGTGATTTTCATTCTGGTTGCTGCATTCTGGGCGATGAACGTGTATCAGGACCCTTACCTGGCTGGTACAGGTGCCGTTTTTGCTGCTTTTCCAGGTGCCATTGCTGCTATTCTCGTCTTGCTTTGGTATTGGAGAGCGGACAAGAAGATGGGGCAGATGTCCATCAGTCACGTACAGCAATCGGCAGCGCAATCGTGGACCAATCGTCAAATATTACGTCATCTCTTGACCTACGCCGTTCCGATTTGTATGGGCGCACTGGTTCTGCCGCTTGTACCACTTGTAGACTCGATGACCGTCGTCAATATGCTGCAATGGAGCGGGACCCCGGAGGACATGGCCAAGCTATTGAAGGGTGCATTTGACCGTGGTCAGCCACTCATTCAGTTTGGTACGTTTTTCGCCACGTCCTTGTCGCTAGCATTAGTGCCTGCAATCAGTGAAGCTGTTGCCCAGCGTCAGCATCAATTGATCTCTCATCGTTCCGAAATCGCGATTCGACTCACCTTCCTGTTGGGATTGCCTGCTTCCTTTGGACTTGCTCTGTTGGCGGAGCCGATCAACGTTATGCTCTACGGAGACAGCAACGGTACCGAGGCCCTCGCCGTACAGTCCTTCACGATTATTTTCGCCACAGTGAGTATTGCCAGCGCGGGGATTTTGCAAGGCTTGGGACGCGTAATGCGACCCGCCCGTAACCTGTTTATTGGTGTATTGGTGAAGCTCATCCTCAATCTGGCGCTCGTTCCGTTCTGGGGTATTTCTGGTGCAGCAGTGGCCACTGTTTTAGCTTATTTGGTCGCCATGGGACTGAACGTTCTTGCGGTAATCAAATACACGGGAGCAAATATTGGATTCCGCCAAACGGTGAAAAAGCCATTTGTGTCCGTCGTGGTGATGTCGATTGTCGTGCTGATTGTGGAGTGGCTCGCTAATACAGTGCTCGGTGGTGCCGGACTTTCAAATCGCTTGTTCTATACGCTGGTAGGCTTGATGGCTGTCGGTTCAGGAGCATTGGTCTATTTGCTGGCGCTTTTGAAAACGGGTGGACTTACGAGAAACGATATTCAATTTTTGCCAAAAGGAAAGCGAATTGCTTCGCTGTTAACGAAATATAAGCTCCTCCCAGCGGAGAAAGCAAGAATGAACGAAAAGGAGGCGTGA
- the mazG gene encoding nucleoside triphosphate pyrophosphohydrolase, whose protein sequence is MKNKNITVVGLGAGDLDQLPYGIYRTLKAAKQLYLRTKEHPVVAELIAEGIAIESFDDVYEQHDTFSDVYTDIVERLFSRVNEAGSLVYAVPGHPLVAERTVQLLLAEGPKRGVKIEIGGGQSFIDPLFARLHIDPIEGFSLLDGTALAAHQVSPGLHTIIAQVYDAFVASDVKLTLMEVLPDDYEVTVATAVGVAGQEIIETVPLYELDRLDHFGNLSLVYVPPTKDEKVSYRQFSYLKEIVAILRSPDGCPWDREQTHQSIRKNLIEETYEVLETIDDDDPDAMCEELGDLLMQIMLHSQMAAEDGYFSVDDVVATLNEKLVRRHPHVFGEKSANDSEEALANWQEIKAQEKAAKGIDVTVQSQLAGIPRDLPALMYAYKLQKKAAQVGFDWDDIADVYKKVEEEYRELQEASEEERAGELGDLFFAVVNLARFLKLDPEEALALTNNKFKKRFSYIEGKLQKAGRTFEQTDLQEMDKWWEEAKYETR, encoded by the coding sequence ATGAAGAATAAGAACATTACCGTAGTCGGTCTTGGTGCCGGAGATTTGGACCAGCTCCCTTATGGCATCTATCGTACGCTTAAAGCTGCTAAACAGCTGTATTTGCGCACGAAAGAGCATCCGGTCGTAGCCGAGTTGATCGCAGAAGGCATCGCGATTGAGTCCTTTGATGATGTATATGAGCAGCACGATACGTTTTCCGATGTGTACACCGATATCGTGGAGCGGCTTTTTTCACGGGTAAACGAAGCAGGCAGTCTTGTCTATGCCGTGCCAGGTCATCCTTTGGTAGCAGAACGTACCGTGCAGCTGTTGTTGGCAGAGGGACCAAAACGTGGAGTAAAGATCGAAATTGGCGGTGGACAGAGCTTTATCGATCCGTTGTTTGCCCGCCTACATATCGACCCGATCGAGGGATTCTCTTTGCTGGATGGGACGGCGCTCGCTGCTCATCAAGTATCACCGGGTCTGCATACGATTATCGCGCAAGTGTACGATGCCTTTGTGGCTTCTGATGTAAAGCTGACCTTGATGGAAGTGCTGCCGGACGATTACGAGGTGACGGTAGCGACAGCTGTAGGGGTAGCCGGGCAAGAAATCATTGAGACAGTGCCGTTGTATGAACTGGACAGACTCGATCATTTCGGGAATTTGTCCCTGGTGTATGTACCGCCAACGAAGGACGAGAAGGTATCGTACCGCCAATTCTCCTACTTGAAGGAGATCGTGGCGATCCTGCGAAGTCCGGATGGATGCCCGTGGGATCGCGAGCAAACACATCAAAGCATCCGCAAAAACTTGATTGAAGAGACGTACGAGGTTTTGGAGACGATCGACGACGATGATCCAGATGCGATGTGTGAGGAACTGGGTGATTTGTTAATGCAAATCATGCTGCATTCGCAGATGGCAGCCGAAGATGGATATTTTTCGGTAGATGATGTTGTCGCGACGTTGAATGAAAAGCTGGTTCGCCGCCACCCGCATGTATTCGGGGAAAAGAGCGCGAATGATTCCGAGGAAGCGCTGGCGAATTGGCAGGAGATCAAAGCACAGGAAAAAGCAGCAAAAGGCATCGATGTAACGGTTCAATCACAGTTGGCGGGAATACCGCGTGACTTGCCAGCATTGATGTATGCGTACAAGCTACAGAAAAAAGCAGCCCAAGTCGGCTTTGACTGGGACGATATTGCAGACGTGTACAAAAAGGTAGAAGAGGAGTACCGCGAGCTGCAAGAAGCATCAGAGGAAGAACGCGCTGGCGAATTGGGTGATTTGTTTTTCGCGGTGGTCAATCTGGCGCGCTTCCTGAAGCTCGATCCGGAGGAAGCCCTCGCCTTGACCAACAACAAGTTCAAGAAGCGCTTTTCCTATATTGAAGGCAAGCTGCAAAAGGCAGGTCGTACCTTTGAGCAGACAGACCTGCAAGAGATGGACAAATGGTGGGAGGAAGCCAAGTATGAGACTCGATAA
- a CDS encoding peptidylprolyl isomerase, which produces MKRSVAILSSAVLVVALMTGCGGKAEEAKQDSKTPANQTDGGNQAANDPLVQFPKLTLPYAADQKAVIVEYQGGTVTGNEFEEFLRVINFMNPQQGTMIEMADSNSLKAFAREYTATKVLASRSDDAMKKESKELAEKTFEKIKTQYMGFLGKDEAQFNKLMEGQGVTKDMIVNQMDLINQSINVMKKNIDDATLKQTYDQMDKASRTVASVRHILISTEKRKPEEALKISNDLVARLKKGEDFAKLATEFTDDPGSKQSGGLYENADVTQWVPEFKEASLTQKVGEVGPPVKTDFGYHIIKVENRKEKTFDEMKEQLRASSLEKAYDAFAKNELDKLITKFNIPQSKNDAPAKK; this is translated from the coding sequence ATGAAACGTTCTGTAGCGATTCTATCTTCGGCTGTTCTGGTCGTGGCACTCATGACTGGTTGCGGCGGAAAAGCAGAAGAAGCGAAACAAGATTCAAAAACTCCAGCGAATCAGACAGATGGCGGCAATCAAGCTGCTAATGATCCTTTGGTACAATTCCCTAAACTCACTCTGCCTTACGCAGCAGACCAGAAAGCGGTCATTGTGGAGTATCAAGGAGGAACTGTAACAGGAAATGAGTTCGAAGAGTTCCTGCGTGTCATTAACTTCATGAACCCACAACAAGGCACTATGATTGAAATGGCTGATAGCAACTCACTGAAAGCTTTTGCGCGTGAGTATACAGCTACCAAGGTTTTGGCTAGCCGTTCTGACGATGCTATGAAAAAAGAGTCCAAAGAACTCGCTGAGAAAACCTTCGAGAAAATCAAAACGCAGTACATGGGCTTTTTGGGCAAGGATGAAGCTCAATTCAACAAGCTCATGGAAGGCCAAGGCGTAACCAAGGACATGATCGTAAATCAGATGGACCTGATCAACCAGTCCATCAATGTGATGAAAAAGAATATCGACGATGCTACGCTGAAGCAAACCTATGATCAAATGGACAAAGCTTCCCGTACCGTTGCTTCTGTTCGCCACATCCTGATCTCTACCGAAAAGCGCAAACCAGAAGAGGCGTTGAAAATCTCCAATGACTTGGTAGCGCGCTTGAAAAAGGGTGAAGACTTCGCGAAGCTGGCAACAGAATTCACAGATGACCCAGGTAGCAAGCAGTCTGGCGGCTTGTACGAAAATGCGGATGTAACGCAATGGGTACCAGAATTTAAAGAAGCATCCCTGACGCAAAAAGTCGGTGAAGTTGGCCCGCCAGTAAAAACTGATTTTGGTTACCATATTATTAAGGTCGAGAATCGCAAAGAAAAGACCTTTGATGAGATGAAGGAACAGCTCCGCGCGAGTTCTTTGGAGAAAGCCTACGATGCTTTCGCCAAGAACGAGCTGGACAAGCTCATTACGAAATTCAACATCCCGCAGTCCAAAAATGACGCTCCGGCGAAGAAATAA
- the spoVT gene encoding stage V sporulation protein T, with protein MKATGIVRRIDDLGRVVIPKEIRRTLRIREGDPLEIFVDRDGEVILKKYSPIGELGDFAKEYADSLYESMNHTVLISDRDTVIAVAGASKKEYLEKPIGSIVEKCLEERKTRLEKNAGSYEICRDLNETMGSFVIAPIVAGGDPIGSVILLNKNESTKMSDLEIKMSETAAGFLAKQMEQ; from the coding sequence ATGAAAGCAACTGGTATCGTTCGTCGAATTGACGACCTCGGTAGGGTCGTGATTCCTAAGGAGATTCGTCGTACACTGCGCATTCGTGAGGGCGACCCGCTTGAGATTTTTGTGGATCGTGACGGAGAAGTCATTCTCAAAAAGTATTCACCGATTGGAGAATTGGGTGATTTTGCAAAAGAGTACGCGGACTCTTTGTATGAAAGCATGAATCATACCGTACTGATTTCAGACAGGGATACTGTCATTGCTGTGGCGGGGGCCTCCAAAAAGGAATACTTGGAGAAACCAATTGGTAGTATTGTTGAGAAATGCTTGGAGGAAAGAAAGACCCGACTGGAGAAAAACGCAGGCTCTTATGAAATTTGTCGTGATTTGAACGAGACGATGGGCTCGTTCGTCATCGCACCGATTGTTGCAGGAGGAGATCCAATCGGGTCCGTGATCCTCCTCAACAAAAACGAGTCAACGAAGATGAGTGATTTGGAGATCAAAATGTCGGAAACAGCGGCCGGTTTCCTGGCAAAGCAGATGGAGCAATAG